The following are from one region of the Amedibacterium intestinale genome:
- a CDS encoding phage holin family protein: protein MKGFWNGIQFVFAGVGGWLGYFLGGCDGLIIALVIFVVTDYITGVMCAIADQKLSSAVGFKGICRKVLIFLLVGIANVLDVQVIGTGSVLRTAVIFFYISNEGVSLLENAGYLGLPIPEKIKDVLEQLHDRAESEE from the coding sequence ATGAAAGGATTTTGGAACGGAATACAGTTTGTATTTGCTGGTGTTGGAGGATGGCTTGGATATTTTCTTGGTGGCTGTGACGGACTCATTATCGCTTTAGTGATTTTCGTTGTGACGGATTATATCACAGGAGTGATGTGTGCTATTGCAGATCAGAAGTTATCCAGTGCTGTCGGGTTCAAGGGTATCTGCAGAAAGGTACTTATTTTCTTGCTTGTAGGAATCGCTAATGTCTTAGATGTGCAAGTAATTGGTACAGGCAGTGTTTTAAGAACTGCAGTTATCTTTTTCTATATTTCAAATGAAGGTGTGAGTCTTCTTGAAAATGCAGGGTATTTAGGACTACCAATCCCTGAAAAAATCAAAGATGTATTAGAACAGCTCCACGATAGAGCAGAAAGTGAGGAATAA
- a CDS encoding N-acetylmuramoyl-L-alanine amidase produces the protein MSNSNMVSYTKLSPNHSGRRTHSIDRITPHCVVGQCSVETLGNIFAPTSREASCNYGIGVDGRIGMYVEEKNRSWCSSSNANDQRAVTIECASDTYHPYAMNSKVYDTLIKLCVDICRRNGKKKLLWFGDKNKSLNYSPKSDEMVLTVHKWFANKSCPGDWLYSRLGDLAKRVTAELGGPVSSSTSGLYRVRKSWTDSKSQVGAFSVFENAEKCADSHKGYSVYDEQGVLIYPKTNNKSIDELAREVINGLWGNGSDRKNKLISASYDYDAVQNRVNEILDGGKATPSKSIDTLAKEVIRGDWGNGADRKKRLTAAGYNYDAVQKRVNQILG, from the coding sequence ATGTCAAATAGCAACATGGTATCTTATACAAAATTAAGTCCTAATCATTCAGGACGAAGAACACATTCCATTGATCGCATTACACCGCACTGCGTAGTAGGTCAATGTAGCGTTGAAACTTTAGGTAATATCTTTGCACCAACTTCAAGAGAAGCAAGCTGTAATTATGGTATTGGTGTTGATGGAAGAATTGGAATGTATGTAGAAGAAAAGAATCGTTCTTGGTGTTCTTCATCAAATGCCAATGATCAAAGAGCAGTTACGATTGAATGTGCATCAGATACATATCATCCATATGCGATGAACAGTAAAGTCTATGATACGCTAATCAAACTTTGTGTCGATATCTGTAGGAGAAATGGAAAGAAGAAGCTTCTTTGGTTTGGTGATAAGAATAAGTCGCTGAATTATTCACCAAAGTCAGATGAAATGGTACTTACTGTACACAAATGGTTTGCCAACAAATCCTGTCCTGGTGATTGGCTTTATTCCAGACTTGGAGATTTGGCAAAACGAGTAACTGCAGAACTTGGAGGTCCAGTATCATCATCAACAAGTGGTCTATATCGAGTTAGAAAATCTTGGACTGATTCAAAATCACAAGTAGGAGCTTTTAGCGTTTTTGAAAACGCCGAGAAATGTGCTGATTCACATAAAGGATATTCTGTTTATGATGAGCAAGGTGTATTAATTTATCCTAAAACAAATAATAAGTCTATAGATGAACTTGCACGAGAAGTCATCAATGGCTTATGGGGTAATGGATCTGACAGAAAGAACAAATTAATTTCTGCGAGTTACGATTACGATGCTGTTCAAAACAGAGTCAATGAAATCCTTGATGGTGGAAAAGCTACACCATCAAAATCGATTGATACTCTCGCTAAAGAGGTGATTCGAGGAGATTGGGGCAATGGCGCTGACAGAAAGAAAAGACTGACGGCCGCTGGATATAACTATGATGCAGTTCAAAAACGAGTCAATCAAATTTTAGGTTAA
- a CDS encoding SHOCT domain-containing protein yields the protein MEQINYIITMDLAVKLLCKGIITPEEYMAFLQAMTTKYGQNNLKILYQIKLDMFLN from the coding sequence ATGGAACAAATTAATTACATAATAACAATGGATTTAGCTGTAAAACTTCTATGTAAAGGTATCATTACGCCTGAAGAGTACATGGCTTTCTTACAGGCAATGACGACAAAATATGGACAAAATAATCTTAAAATATTGTATCAAATAAAGCTTGATATGTTCTTGAATTAG